Proteins encoded by one window of Candidatus Rokuibacteriota bacterium:
- the phnE gene encoding phosphonate ABC transporter, permease protein PhnE — MGDPTASLPALARPRRSAWAWLVVGAFAALVLWSARGTEVDVAGLLGSEGRHQMLAYVRRLFPPDLSATMLWDALAGALETFAISFVGSLLAVLIAFPLSVLTTRTLLYRGILYEGRRLGPWQEGLRVGLYALAKGTLNLLRTIPEIVWALIFVFLVGLGPFPGVLALGVHTAGVLGKLFGEVLEAVDAKPLEALQAMGASRVRILLYGILPQALPQCLAYALYRWEVNIRAAAVLGFVGAGGLGQRIYVAISLFLENQLLTLILAVYLMVTLVDALSAFLRHRLA, encoded by the coding sequence ATGGGCGACCCGACCGCCAGTCTCCCGGCGCTCGCGCGGCCCCGACGGTCGGCCTGGGCGTGGCTCGTCGTCGGGGCCTTTGCCGCCCTCGTCCTCTGGAGTGCCCGGGGCACCGAGGTGGACGTGGCCGGGCTCCTGGGGAGCGAGGGGCGGCACCAGATGCTGGCCTATGTGCGAAGGCTCTTCCCGCCCGACCTCTCGGCAACGATGCTCTGGGATGCCCTCGCCGGCGCTCTGGAGACCTTCGCGATCTCCTTCGTGGGAAGCCTTCTCGCCGTTCTCATCGCGTTCCCCCTCTCGGTCCTGACGACCCGCACGCTCCTCTACCGGGGGATCCTCTACGAGGGACGTCGGCTCGGGCCGTGGCAGGAAGGGCTCCGTGTCGGCCTCTACGCGCTGGCCAAGGGAACGCTCAACCTGCTCCGGACGATTCCGGAAATCGTCTGGGCGCTGATCTTCGTCTTCCTGGTGGGGTTGGGGCCGTTCCCGGGCGTGCTGGCCCTCGGCGTACACACGGCGGGCGTGCTCGGCAAGCTCTTCGGCGAGGTGCTGGAGGCCGTGGACGCTAAACCACTGGAGGCGCTCCAGGCGATGGGCGCCAGCCGCGTCCGGATCCTTCTCTACGGGATCCTCCCCCAGGCGCTCCCGCAGTGTCTCGCCTACGCGCTCTACCGCTGGGAGGTCAACATCCGCGCCGCGGCGGTGCTCGGGTTCGTGGGCGCGGGGGGCCTGGGGCAGCGGATCTACGTCGCCATCAGTCTCTTCCTGGAGAACCAGCTCCTGACCCTGATCCTCGCCGTGTACCTGATGGTGACGCTGGTCGACGCCCTCAGCGCCTTCCTGCGCCACCGGCTCGCGTGA
- a CDS encoding zf-HC2 domain-containing protein: protein MRCREIVDLLVDYLDGSLPPETTRRLDAHLAGCSPCIAFVNTYRGTVSAVRRLSETEIPPELRERLISFLENQNRP from the coding sequence ATGCGGTGTCGGGAAATCGTGGACCTGCTTGTCGACTACCTGGACGGCAGTCTCCCCCCCGAAACCACTCGGAGGCTCGACGCGCACCTGGCGGGCTGCTCGCCCTGCATCGCCTTCGTCAACACCTACCGCGGCACCGTGAGCGCCGTCCGCCGACTGAGCGAGACCGAAATTCCTCCCGAGCTCCGCGAGCGCCTGATCAGCTTCCTGGAAAACCAGAACCGTCCCTGA